Genomic segment of Apium graveolens cultivar Ventura chromosome 7, ASM990537v1, whole genome shotgun sequence:
AGCGCAAATGAGTTCAACCGGTGTATGTGGAACAGTTGGATATGTTCCACCAGGTGATTTTTCATACTATATTTATCAATATTTAATACTTCTTTGAATATTGAGATAAACGATTACTAAATTTTGTTTAAATTTGCTTAAATTATCAGAAATTTTCAGATAGCGGAGTATTATATCTTAAAAAATGTTTCTGTTTTCCAATTATATAAACCCGTTAGTTGTGCAGAGTATGGAATGTGTGGGGAGATATCTGCACCGGGAGATGTGTATAGTTATGGAATTCTTTTATTAGAAATGTTTTCGGGGAAGTGGCCTACAAAAACAGACAATGACAGTGACAAGGATCTTCATGACTATGTGAGAAAGGCTCTCCCACAAAGAGTGATGGACATTGTTGATCCACGGATTATACTAGATCAAGAACATGGTTCAAATGTAAATCAATCACACAACAGGGCACCCATGGAGGTATGCctggcatcagtatttgaagtgGGGATATTATGTTCCGGAGAGACTCCACAAAAACGCATTGACATTAGTGTTGCTATAACGTTGTTACATAGGGCAAGGGACAAACTTCTGCAGGGCAGTCAGTAATCTGGTTGAGTTGAGAATGACAAGGAAGAATGTGTACCTATGGACTTCCTATACTTCTATCCATTTATTTTTTGTAAATTTGATCTGTAGTTTCCATGAGTTGAAACCTTTCTTAAAATATTGCAATTATGTTTTCTTCTTATGTACGCTAAGACATGTTGGCCTATATGCTAAAATATATATTTCTTTCTGTTTTGGTAAATTATGTGCTAAAAATATTTCACTCTTCATGATTTTTCGACAAGGATAACATACTGCAGTAAAGAAGCCACGAAACTATGAATTTGGTGTGATTAGTGCAGATTATGAACGGTAACCTTAGTGCATAAAGATTTATTTGTAGTTATTTCTTATTCCAATAATTTGGACAGCTGGGATGATTGATTGAAAAAATATTGGGTGGTTTGGAAAAGATAGATGTACTTGGGACAAAGAATTTAACCGGATATTTGCTTTGTTTATGTTGTTACATTCTCTAGATTGATTAGTCTGTGGTGTGGACCTTCCCTGTTTCTGCAAGAGTGGAGTGAGTTCCTTGCTCAAGCATCTCCCTATCCTATAAAACTGATATCGAATTTTTGTTCCTGTCTGCATCAGCCTGTTTAAAGCGATCATTGACTTCTACAGCAGCTTATTTCATTGTTTGTCTTTGATATTCAGTATTGAGTAACCAGAGATTGAAAAGTACCGGAGACGCGACTGTGTAAGGTTCTAACTTATAGTTCAATACCTTAATTTACTAATTTATATTCTTCTCCTGTTCATCGAAAGGTCACAACTTGAATTTGTTGAGTACTTAGTTCAATCTTAATGATTCTCGAATGGTGAGAGTTCTGATGAACTTACATGCAGTTTTTGCCTGAAGTTTTTCTTTAACTTGGAGCTCTCTTTTTCTTGCCCTCTATGCATCAGTCCTCGTTAGAAGTACTAGAATATTTGCTACATGGTTATTAATTGCATATTAGAATGTACAATATAGATATGAACAGTTGTTAAAATCCAATATAAGGCTCTTGTAAGTCCTCTTAATAATTGAGCGCTTCTGGAGAAACAACGTTAACGTAACATGGTATTAGAGCTCAAGTTGGCAAATGTCACGAGTTCGATTGCCTGGTACTCAAGATGGGTGCTAGTGATCAACTCTTCGACCCAACGATACACGCTCAAGATGTTTTTTCTATTAATTAAGTGCAATATCCAAAATTTTGCAGCTAGCTACAAATTTAAGCTGTTCGGCAATCTGGATGAGCATCTTATTAATAGATTTAGACTATCTGGATAACCATCTTATCAATGGTTGATGACATACTGATACTAATACCGATAGTGATTGCTTAAGAAGCGGATGGTGCAAGAAGGCGGACAAAGTAGAAATCATCAGGCATTGCTAAGAACTAGAGATGCTATGCTATTAACACTTGCTTGAGGTAAATATTAACAGTTCGCAAACAGTTGAACACTTGATTTAATATAGTCATTTTAGATCAACCAAAACCACAAACTCAAGTTTTTAGTGCTACTAGGATGATGATATAACATTTGCTGGATATCCAGGAGCAAGGTGCACCAATCTGCAACATGAATTGCTAACTCGCCAACCCCAAacaatatataatatttgttAGATAAAACCATTGGTTCAACCTTTCCATATAACATTTCCTTTTCAATTAAACAAAACAGTTTCGAATCTTTGACCATTTGTTCATTTTGGTCGGCCAATACCACTACCTAAAATCATGGTTTTAAAAATTACTGAGTTTACTTGATCATCCGATTAATTTTTAGAAAGGGCTACGTTTGATTTTGGAATCTGATTAATTAGTGCATAGTTTTTTAAATCACTTTTGTTAACATGGATATGGATAATTGAACCTCTAATCTCAACTTAGAAATTTAGCTAGTATTGCTAAATCAGTGTtgagtttaatttttttttaaaaaattattagaTTAGTCCCATGTTCCCCTTCatcatatatatttttatataaaactTTTGAGTAAAATAAAATGTTGAAAATAATATCCCTGATACATTCAAAATCCTTTGGAATATTAACAAGATTTCAGGTTTCAGTATAACAAAATTGGTCAAATAAGTTTGAGATGAAAAGATTGTTCACACATAGTCTGTTATTGTAAAATATACTAGTATCTAAATAGTTGTGTCACGTGTGAAAATACTCCTCCCAGAAcataataattgattaattaatttccACCATTCTTGACTCTTTGGCTGGAGACAAAACATAAATAATTGATCAATTTGCTGCAACTTAACAATATTCCAGCTCATTTGTCCTTGATCCTTGCTATACGGTTATCAACATTGTAAGATACTATAATCTATAATATCTTGTTTTCCATATGATATCTGAACTTGCTAATAGTTCCAATAATTTTCTTAAAATTAATTCACTGTGCATTCTGTAGTTTTATATCAGCAAGTGGTTACTTTGGCAGATTCATCAGCCTACCAATGTCTGTGGCAGCCACTCTCTATACCAGAAAATTAGAAGTGTGAATGGAACTATATGTCAATTTTATTATCGTTTACCTAATCTCAAGTTAAGAATGCTATCTTACAACTAATGGACTGGCTCAATAATCGATTTATAGCGCTTACCCACCCTTTCACACCTGTTCAGGACGCAACAATGTGTCAAGTTGTATCGGTGGCCTCAGTGATGTGAAAACTAGAATCTTAAGAAGTCCTCATCTGCATAACATGGTACATTGTTTCACATCTAATAGgattttcataatttttctaATGTCAACCTTTGTTCCATTTCGAAACTTAAATAATTGTGTTTACACTTGagaaatatattaatataaaacATCAGACTTGTTCAAGAAATGAACTGGATACCAAGATAAGAAGCATATATATTTAGTAGGAAAGATAATACGTAAAGCAAAAATCATGTCAGGCTACCACTTGTAGCCATCATTCATGACTATTTTGGCTAAACCTGCTTGAACTTATAAAGCCATTTGCTGGATAAAACATAGATATAATTGTATTCTGCTAAATATTCACTGCCAATACTTAACCACTGCAGCATTTTCTCTTCTTGATCCTTCAACCATGATTTTCAACTTTTTCCGATTCAACATTCTCTTAGTTTTGTTATTCGGAACCTCAACAACATTTGTATATTCATTTTCAAGTAATGTCACTGATGAACAGGCGTTGCTTTCTTTTAAAAATTCAATAACAGATGACCCATTAGGTGTGCTAGACTCGTGGAACAGTTCCATCCAGTTTTGTCATTGGACAGGCATAAAGTGCAGCAGACAGAGGGTAACACTACTTAACCTCTCTTCACTACACTTGGTAGGAACACTGTCACCTAACATTGGAAATCTATCCTTTCTCAGGGGTATTTACCTCGATCAAAACAGCTTTCATGGCTCAATCCCGAATGAAATTGGCCGACTATTTCGCCTACAATATCTTTCTCTGGGGAGCAACTCATTTGAAGGCGGATTTCCTGCCAATTTGAATCGTTGTATAGATATCAGACTGATCAATATGCAAAACAACAATCTTGAAGGAGAATTAGCAATTGACTTTGATTCTTGGTCTAAGCTTGATGTGTTTTCTCTTGCAATCAATCATTTTAGTGGATTACTTCCACCTTCAATAGGGAATATATCATCGCTTCGTCATCTTTATCTAGGTGGTAACAATCTTAGGGGAAGAATCCCGAATGAAATTGGTCGACTGGTCCGCCTACAATATCTTTATCTGGAACTCAATTCTTTTGAAGGAGTATTTCCTGTCAATTTAAGTCATTGTGTAGATATTAGAAATATCAGTATGTATTCCAACGATCTTCAAGGGGAACTACCCACTGATTTTTCTTCTTGGTCTAAGCTTGATAGGTTTGATCTTCGACTAAATCATTTTACCGGATCAATTCCACCTGCGATAGGGAATTCATCTCTGCGTGTACTTTATCTAGCTGATAATTATCTAGTGGGGAGGATACCTTTTAATTTGCCAGCAAAACTAGAGACTCTTGATTTGTCTACAAACAGATTGTCCGGTACGGTTCCCCTACAACTTTACAACAATTCCTTCCTCTACGCTCTTAGTCTTACCGAGAATGAGCTAGTAGGAACGCTTCCAACATATTTGGGTTTCACCCTTCCTAAGCTGCAAAAGTTCTTTGTTGGTTTAAACAAACTTTCGGGCCCGATTCCACCATCAATAGTTAATGCAACCAATTTAGTTATACTTGATATACCGGGAAACAATATTACCGGGCCTATACCAAATAATTTGGGTAGCCTTTTTAATCTTCAATCTCTAGATCTGGGTTATAATCCACTTGGAGAGAGTATGCAACCCGGTGACTTGAGCTTCTTCAAATCTTTGATCAATTGTACCCATCTAGAGGACTTGGGCTTAGACTGGAGTAATTTAAGAGGGCAGCTCCCGAATTCAATTGTAAATCTCTCCACCAGTATGGAGGAACTATATCTGTACGGAAATCATATATACGGAAGCATACCTCGTGAAATTGGGAAACTAGTGAACCTGAGAGTACTACATTTGAGATACAATTTGTTAAATGGGACCATTCCAGAATCCGTTGGAAAGCTATCAAAGTTAGGAGAACTGGATTTGAGTAAAAACAATATTTCAGGATCAATTCCAACTTCCATCGGCAACTTTACTAAATTAGTTAGTCTCTATTTGGAGAATAATATGCTCCAAGGAAGCCTACCTACTCAATTGTTTAACATCTCAACTTTAGAGCATTTGCACCTTGCAAACAACAAGCTTAGCAGTGTAATACCTGATGAAGTTGTGCTTTCTTCCCATTGTCTATACCTTAATTTGTCCAACAATCTATTCACCGGCCCCCTTCCATCCAACATTGGTACCTTCAAACAATTAGTTCAACTTGATTTTTCGTATAACAAACTCACAGGAGTTATACCTGCTACCCTTGATGGATGTTTGATGTTGGAGGAGGTCTCTATAGTAGGAAACCATTTTCAAGGTAAAATTCCATCCTCTTTCAAAGCATTGAAAAATCTTGCATTTTTAGATCTTTCAAACAATAATATCTCAGGAAGTATTCCAAGTTTTTTTGATGGGTTTCAAATGATATTTCTCAACCTGTCGCACAACAGGCTTGGAGGACAAGTGTCAGAAAAAGGTCTCTTTTCAAACTTTAGTGCTTTTTCGGTCACTGGAAATTTGGAGCTTTGTGGAGGTATTCAAGCACTGCATTTACCTGCTTGTCCTGTAAAAGTCTCGAGGAATAAGAAAAAAGCTTTATCAAGTAAAATGATACTCATCCTGGTCCTTGTACCCCTCAGTATCTTGTTAGCATGTCTTGCTTTAATTTTCTATCGACGCCGAAATTCCAAAAAGTTGAAAGACCCCATTCCAGTATTAATGGGTAATCAATATCCCAAATTTTCATACCAAGACCTTTTACTCGCTACAAATGGGTTTTCTCCGAACAGTTTGCTCGGTGAAGGAAGATACGGTTCTGTTTATAAAGGAGTTCTCGAATCAGTGGAACTTATAGTTGCTGTGAAGGTACTAAATGTTGAAGTTCGTGGAGCGAACAAAAGTTTTTTGGTAGAGTGTGAAACTTTGAGAAACATTCGTCATCGGAATCTTATCAAAATCATCACAGCATGCTCTAGCATTGATCATAAGGGAAATGACTTCAAGGCATTGGTTTTTGAGTTCATGACCAATGGAAGTTTGGACAGCTGGTTGCATCCAAgtcctcatcatcaacatcaaGGAAATGAAAGAAATTTAAATTTACTCCAAAGACTAAATATCGCCATTGATGTTGCGTTGGGAGTAGATTACCTACATCATCACAGTCATGCAAGTATCATTCATTCTGACATAAAGCCGAGTAACATTCTTCTTGACGAGGATTTCGTTGCTCATATTGGCGATTTTGGTTTGGCAAGGTTTTCTTTTGCAACAACAGGTAATGTCGAAGAAGCAAAAATGAACTCAACTGGTGTATGTGGAACGGTTGGATATGTTCCTCCAGGTACTTTTTCATACTTTTTTTAACTATTGTTTAGTACTTCTGTATTCTACAGTGCACATGATTACTATATTTTACTTCCAAATCTTTATTAAAAGATATATTCAAACTTATAGAAATATGACATAGGGATTATTATTTTTGCCAACTTCTTAACGATTTAGTTGTGCAGAGTATGGGATGTTTGTTAAGATATCCAGAGAGGGAGATGTGTACAGCTACGGAATTCTTGTACTAGAAATGTTCTCGGGGAAACGACCTATTGAAAGCAACATTTTAAGGGAAGGTAGTAATAATCTTCATGACTATGTGAGGAAGGCACTCCCGAGAGTGATGGAAATTGCTGACCCCCGCATCCTACTAGATCAAGAAGAACATGACTCGATTGTGGGTCAACCATCCAGCAAGGCTACTATGGAGGATTGTCTGGCATCGATATTTCAAGTAGGGATATTATGTTCAGAAGAGTCTCCAAGTAAACGCATTGACATTAGTGTTGCTATTAAGAAATTACAGGTGGCAAGAGACAAGCTTCTGCAGGGCGGACAATAACCTGGGTGAGAGCGGCAATCTCCTACTATGAAAAGGATATAAATTACCATATATTTTCCATTTTTCTACATATTTTATGTGTAAGTTGTGTATGTTACTTGTGTTACAGCATTTATATATTAGCATCAGGTCCCCTCAGTTATTTTGTACAGCCTAATTTGGATTTGTATTTCTTAAATATTTTACCGCTATACTTGGCTCTAAATTCTAATGCTTGACTTTTTTAAGTCATTGAACCGATTTTTGATCAGCTTAATGATGATCTCAACTTGGATCTGGTGGGACACCAGTTTAACCTTCAAGATTTTATTAGGTGCATTGTTTAATGAAGTTGGTACCACCTAGTATGGTTTTCAATATTTTCTCGTCTACCTGGTAAAAAAAAAATTTCATCCTTCCATATAAAGGTTGAAATTAACAAAAtaaactattttattattttcaatgATTTTTATACCAAAATAAACAATTCGCAATTTCATATTTTGAAATTCACATTTAAAAAGTCAAGTTTGAGTTTATGTAGCCAATTAAAATACAAAGAATTCCAGAAGACAACAAATGTGGAGCCCTCACGTAGTCTAAACTATTAttattttcagttatttttaTACCAAAAATATATTTTGCAACTTCATATTTTGAagttaatatttaaaaaatcctCAAGATTGAGTTTATGCTATTAAATTATCagtttaaattaaaaaaattaaggTAATTAATCAAGTTTTATTTCATAACATAAAAATTTAGagctaatatataatatttacatTTTAATATACAAAAACCATTGTTTATATTATATAATCCCATAAATTAAAAAAGTAAAGGTAAGTAATCaagttttatttcatataatataaaatttagaactaatatataatatttacatTTTAATATTCAAAAACCATTACttttattatataataattttgaataacTTTGAGTCTACCacaaaatcaatttaaaatattttattaattttcaatgATTTTTATATTAAACAAATTTTTGCAACTTCATATTTTGAAATTAACATTTAAAATCTGTAATTATATAATATGAAAAATTTCAAAATTACAAAATTTTGCAACCTCATATTTTGAAATTAACATTTAAAATATGTAACTATATAtcatgaaaaataaaatataccaaaaactataatataataatctcatcataatttgaataaatctaaaatttaaatttagaacttatataataattacattttaatattaaaaaatataaaacataaaattacatttgactattaaaaaaatacaacacctaaaattatatgtattataataaataaatatataaatattcatttatttatttatatgaTGAGCACCCATGCTTATTAGAGTTATGTAGTCTAATATTTAGAACTCAATTTGAttcaaatatataataattttgaataacTTTGTTATCTAATTCTCTAGAGATCTCTATTATATAGTTTTAATTAAATTGTCACCGCATATGTACATAATACATAAGATTTCAAAAATATAAGCAGGGCTAtgaatgaattttttttaataatatacatttaaaatattattaatattttaggATATAGACATAAATATCtcttaatattttttttgaaacgAAATATCTCTTAACATTATTCACTCTTATTATTATTAGAGTCATGTAGTCCAATATTTAGAACTCAATTTGAttcaaatatataataattttgaataacTTTGTTATGTAATTCTCTACAGAGATCATATAGTTCTAATTAAATTGACAACACATATGTACATAATACATAAGATTTCAAAAATATAAGCAGTTATGAAATTCATTTTTATAATATACATTTAAAATATTATTACTAATATTTTAGGATAGAGACATGAATATCTCTTAACATTATTTCGAAATTCAAATTTCAAACTAAAAGATAGGTTCTAATAAGTCTAggatttttatataaattttaaactACTTTAAAATGGTACTTGAGAAGAGCACCACGTAATCAGCTTTCATAAATGGACCTCCATCAATGGATAGCCCAAGCCTATTAAATCGTGTGAGTACAGAATTCAAAACCTACTTTCATACATGATCAGTTTTATGTGGCCAACCTATACTAGCTATAAAATCCTCTCCATCATAGTCTTGTCGTATGACATGGTTTGCCTGTTAAAGTTTTGTTAATCTGTTCAAGTTTTGGTAAGTCTGTTTCTCTGTTGATTCACAACTCAACTATTCCTGTCATGGCTTCTTATCGCAATATTAAAGAAGAGATGGAGAAAAGCTTCGCTAACATCCGTATCGAAGAGGAAGAAGAGGGTGTCTTAATATACAGAGGAACTAATGATGACCTTGCTGAAATTGATTTACGTTGGTGTCTTGTTGGAAAATTTCTTATTGATTCAAGTATAGACTTCCAGACGATGCAACACAAAATGGCATCTCGGCGACCAGAAGGGGAATGTTTGTCAAAGAACTGGATCGTAATAGATATATATTTCAGTTTTACCACGAGATCGACATCAAACGAGTCATGGATGGAAGTCCTTGGACTTTTGGCAGATTTCATTTGATCTTTGAACGCTTGAAGGCTGGAGACAATCCCAGGAAAATAGTTCTAAACAAGATGGATATTTGGGTGCAACTCCATGACATGAACCCAGGTTTTATGGCTCAACGAGTAGTAACAGATATTAATAACTACATAGGTACCTTTGTTGAATCCGATCAGAATAATTTCATAAGAGTATGGAGGGACTATTTACGTGTACGAGTAACAATTCTGATTGATAAACCTCCCAAACGTCGTATGAAGCTCAAGAAATCATATACTAACTGGTGCTGGGTAAATTTCAGATATGAAGGATTTCCAACCTTTTATTTAATTTGCGGTATGATTGGTCACAGTGAGAAGTATTGTGAACGAATGCTTGAGATTCCTGAAGCGCGGATAGAACGCCCATATGGTTCATGCATGAGGGCTGAGCCTAGGCGCAAAAATCACACCATTGGTTCCAAATGGTTACGTCAAGGGGAGAACAATTTTCTGGCCAGTTCTCCGATCCAAGATACAGATAAGGCTGTTAAGGAAATCGTTACAAAATTAAATGAGAATGGAGAGTTTAACTCCACAAAATCAGGGATATCTAATTCGAATATTGTTACAACAAGCCATATCCAGCTGGACGTCAATCAAGGCAGTAATCCGCAATCCTCTGCTGCATGTTCAAAATTCAAAGAGAATAAGACGAGGGAAAACTTAATGCACAATGGGCCGGGTGAGGAAAACATTGGGCTGGGAATGGAAAATACTGGGCTAATTATAACTGATCCTAAAAGGCGTAGAATGGAAGAGCCCAATAATACGGAGGACTCAGACCAATCCAACAAGTTATATAAACACATGCTAGAAGCTGATGCACATGAAAACTTGATTTCAAAAAACGGGACAATGGCGGGTGCTCCAAGGAAGACCCGCCAAGCATCATGAATATGTTAAGCTGGAACTGTCGAGCTGTGGGGCTACCCTCGAACGTTCAATTCCTTATTGATGTCGTTAGACATGAAAAGCCTGACTTCATTTTCTTGTGTGAAACTATAAAGAAAAAAAGTAAACTGGAGTGGATTAAAACTTAGCTAGGTTTTGAGGGCCTTATTGCAGTTGATCCCCAAGGGAGAAGCGGTGGAATAACATTACTTTGGAGGGAAGGTAACAATGCTCGCCTTCTGGGCgatttaaaaattgttgttacaggaatgCAGCCATGGCGTTTAACAGGCCTGTATGAAGAGCCAGATAGATCTCAAAGAAGGAAAACATGGGATCTCTTGCGCCATCTAGCCAGAGATTCAAACCTGCCTTGGTGCGTTATTGGAGATTTAAATAATGTTACCTCTCAAGAAGACAAACATGGAGGAGCTCCTTATCCTCGCTGGTTAATTGAAGGTTTTAATGAGGCTTTGTCCGACACGGGTCTCTTTGACATGAACATTGTAGGCCACCAATACACCTGGAAACGTGGCAGAGGAACTGAGGATTGGACGAAAGTAAGATTGGACAGGGCTCTCACAAATTCTTCCTGGTTAGAATTATTTCCTCTTGCTAAACTTTATAACCTTGAAAGTTCAACCTCTGATCATAGCCCGTTACTGCTTGTCCCTTATCAAACATCTAATAATACTGGTCCTCGAAGATTTCGTTTCGAAAATGTGTGGCTAACAGAACCCATGTGTGAACAATTGACTCGGGATGTTTGGGAAAGTTTTGCAGGCTCGGACATACAATCAAAGATTAAGAAATGCGGTGTCCAACTTCTAGACTGGGGGAAAGAGCTTACCTGTAACTTTGGTGGTCGTATTAAAAAATGCAAGGAGATAATGATGCTGCTCAGAGGTAAGAGGGATCTCCCTGCTCAGCAAATCTATAACGATGCAAAGAAAGAGCTCTCTACAATTTTGAACCAAAGATAAATATTCTGGCGCCAACGTTCTAAACAGCTTTAGCTCCACTCTGGAGACCAAAACAGTCGCTACTTTCATGCATCTGCTAGCACCAGACGCAGAAATAACCAGATTCAGAGGCTATAAAATGACGATGGAGCTTGGGTGGAATGGGACAATGGCTTACCTGATGTTATAGCAAGCTACTTCACAGACCTATTCACAGCAAGTGGCTCTAATTGTAATGAAATCACACAGCATATCCCAACTACCATCACTGCAGAACAGAACAACAAATTGCTGCTTCCAATTTCTGATGAAGAGGTTAAACACGCTCTCTTTCAAATGAATCCTGATAAGTCCCCGGGTCTGGATGGAATGACCCCGGGCTTTTATCAAAAATTCTGGAAAATAGTAGGTCTTGATGTCATTCACACGGTTCGCGAGTTCTTTGATAAGGGCGTTATTCCGGAGGGCCTGAATAAAACTTTAGTGGTTTTAATTCCTAAGAAGAAATGCCCCACTAAGATGACCGAACTCAGACCTATTTCACTTTGCAATGTTCTCGTC
This window contains:
- the LOC141670936 gene encoding putative LRR receptor-like serine/threonine-protein kinase At3g47570 isoform X2; this translates as MSSTGVCGTVGYVPPEYGMCGEISAPGDVYSYGILLLEMFSGKWPTKTDNDSDKDLHDYVRKALPQRVMDIVDPRIILDQEHGSNVNQSHNRAPMEVCLASVFEVGILCSGETPQKRIDISVAITLLHRARDKLLQGSQ
- the LOC141670986 gene encoding LRR receptor-like serine/threonine-protein kinase EFR isoform X2, which translates into the protein MQNNNLEGELAIDFDSWSKLDVFSLAINHFSGLLPPSIGNISSLRHLYLGGNNLRGRIPNEIGRLVRLQYLYLELNSFEGVFPVNLSHCVDIRNISMYSNDLQGELPTDFSSWSKLDRFDLRLNHFTGSIPPAIGNSSLRVLYLADNYLVGRIPFNLPAKLETLDLSTNRLSGTVPLQLYNNSFLYALSLTENELVGTLPTYLGFTLPKLQKFFVGLNKLSGPIPPSIVNATNLVILDIPGNNITGPIPNNLGSLFNLQSLDLGYNPLGESMQPGDLSFFKSLINCTHLEDLGLDWSNLRGQLPNSIVNLSTSMEELYLYGNHIYGSIPREIGKLVNLRVLHLRYNLLNGTIPESVGKLSKLGELDLSKNNISGSIPTSIGNFTKLVSLYLENNMLQGSLPTQLFNISTLEHLHLANNKLSSVIPDEVVLSSHCLYLNLSNNLFTGPLPSNIGTFKQLVQLDFSYNKLTGVIPATLDGCLMLEEVSIVGNHFQGKIPSSFKALKNLAFLDLSNNNISGSIPSFFDGFQMIFLNLSHNRLGGQVSEKGLFSNFSAFSVTGNLELCGGIQALHLPACPVKVSRNKKKALSSKMILILVLVPLSILLACLALIFYRRRNSKKLKDPIPVLMGNQYPKFSYQDLLLATNGFSPNSLLGEGRYGSVYKGVLESVELIVAVKVLNVEVRGANKSFLVECETLRNIRHRNLIKIITACSSIDHKGNDFKALVFEFMTNGSLDSWLHPSPHHQHQGNERNLNLLQRLNIAIDVALGVDYLHHHSHASIIHSDIKPSNILLDEDFVAHIGDFGLARFSFATTGNVEEAKMNSTGVCGTVGYVPPEYGMFVKISREGDVYSYGILVLEMFSGKRPIESNILREGSNNLHDYVRKALPRVMEIADPRILLDQEEHDSIVGQPSSKATMEDCLASIFQVGILCSEESPSKRIDISVAIKKLQVARDKLLQGGQ
- the LOC141670986 gene encoding LRR receptor-like serine/threonine-protein kinase EFR isoform X1, producing the protein MIFNFFRFNILLVLLFGTSTTFVYSFSSNVTDEQALLSFKNSITDDPLGVLDSWNSSIQFCHWTGIKCSRQRVTLLNLSSLHLVGTLSPNIGNLSFLRGIYLDQNSFHGSIPNEIGRLFRLQYLSLGSNSFEGGFPANLNRCIDIRLINMQNNNLEGELAIDFDSWSKLDVFSLAINHFSGLLPPSIGNISSLRHLYLGGNNLRGRIPNEIGRLVRLQYLYLELNSFEGVFPVNLSHCVDIRNISMYSNDLQGELPTDFSSWSKLDRFDLRLNHFTGSIPPAIGNSSLRVLYLADNYLVGRIPFNLPAKLETLDLSTNRLSGTVPLQLYNNSFLYALSLTENELVGTLPTYLGFTLPKLQKFFVGLNKLSGPIPPSIVNATNLVILDIPGNNITGPIPNNLGSLFNLQSLDLGYNPLGESMQPGDLSFFKSLINCTHLEDLGLDWSNLRGQLPNSIVNLSTSMEELYLYGNHIYGSIPREIGKLVNLRVLHLRYNLLNGTIPESVGKLSKLGELDLSKNNISGSIPTSIGNFTKLVSLYLENNMLQGSLPTQLFNISTLEHLHLANNKLSSVIPDEVVLSSHCLYLNLSNNLFTGPLPSNIGTFKQLVQLDFSYNKLTGVIPATLDGCLMLEEVSIVGNHFQGKIPSSFKALKNLAFLDLSNNNISGSIPSFFDGFQMIFLNLSHNRLGGQVSEKGLFSNFSAFSVTGNLELCGGIQALHLPACPVKVSRNKKKALSSKMILILVLVPLSILLACLALIFYRRRNSKKLKDPIPVLMGNQYPKFSYQDLLLATNGFSPNSLLGEGRYGSVYKGVLESVELIVAVKVLNVEVRGANKSFLVECETLRNIRHRNLIKIITACSSIDHKGNDFKALVFEFMTNGSLDSWLHPSPHHQHQGNERNLNLLQRLNIAIDVALGVDYLHHHSHASIIHSDIKPSNILLDEDFVAHIGDFGLARFSFATTGNVEEAKMNSTGVCGTVGYVPPEYGMFVKISREGDVYSYGILVLEMFSGKRPIESNILREGSNNLHDYVRKALPRVMEIADPRILLDQEEHDSIVGQPSSKATMEDCLASIFQVGILCSEESPSKRIDISVAIKKLQVARDKLLQGGQ
- the LOC141670936 gene encoding putative LRR receptor-like serine/threonine-protein kinase At3g47570 isoform X1 codes for the protein MLRNIRHRNLIKIITACSSIDHKGNDFKALVFEFMANGNLDTWLHPSTHHHEGNKRNLTLLQRLNIAINVALGVDYLHHHSHASIIHSDIKPSNILLNEDFVGFWFGEVFFCYKRYQSSANEFNRCMWNSWICSTSCAEYGMCGEISAPGDVYSYGILLLEMFSGKWPTKTDNDSDKDLHDYVRKALPQRVMDIVDPRIILDQEHGSNVNQSHNRAPMEVCLASVFEVGILCSGETPQKRIDISVAITLLHRARDKLLQGSQ